In Candidatus Neomarinimicrobiota bacterium, the DNA window TCCGGGCCGGAGGGCGCTCAAAGTTCGATCTCGGGCGCCTCCGGTTTCCCTTCCACCAGCGGCACAAATCGCACGGCCAGGTCCTCTCGCTTGATGACCTCGTCTTTCTGGCGGGTGTAGACCACCAGCTGCTGGTCGAACAGCGACCTCCCGATGGGTATGACCAGGCGACCGCCATCAGCTAGCTGTTTGAGCAGGGGGGTGGGTACGTTGCCTTTGGCGGCGGCGGTCACCACGATGCCGTTGAAGGGAGCTGCCTCGGGCCAGCCTTCACAGCCGTCGCCCATTCTCAAATGGACGTTCTTGTACTGCAATCGTTCCAGGATCTTGTGTGACCGGACATAGTGGGCGGCGATGATCTCGATGGAGTAGACTTCGGCGCACAGGAAGCTCAGCAGGGCCGCCTGGTAGCCGGAGCCGGTACCGATCTCCAGCACCCGGTCGGTCGGCTGCGTCTGGAGGAGCTCGGTCATATAGGCGGTGATGTAGGGTTGGGAGATGGTCTGGCCCTGTCCGATGGGCAGCGGCCCGTCGCGGTAGGTGTCTTTGGGTTTGGTGTAGGGGACGAAAAGGTGCCGGGGAATGGTCTCCATGGCATTGAGAATGCGCGGGTCCTTGATTCCCCGGCCACGAATCTGTTCTGCAACCATGCGATGCCGGAGGGCCGTCAGATCAGCTTTGCTTCGCATCGCTGCCAACTTACGCAGTGAAGCGGTTATTCGCAATTGTCTACATGGATCAATTTGATACGCCGAAATCGCTCCCGGCCGCTGGCGGCTGCGTAGCCGGCGGCTGTGATGATTCCGAAATTCGTGCTGGTACCGGTGGAATTAGTGCCAGCCAAGCGTTAAACTCCTATAGTCAGCCGCCCCCGGGTGGCAGAGCCAAACTAGCTGCACAGAAGTCTTAGGCTGTCGAAGGAGAATCGATGCAGAAGCTTTACCGCTCACGGACGGATCAGAAAATCGCCGGCATCTGCGGCGGGCTGGGTGAAATTTATCATTTTGATGCCAACTTGATTCGCCTCGCACTGGTGTTCGTCGGGCTGGTGACTCAGATCGTACCGGCGGTGGTGACCTACCTGGTCGCCTGGATTATCCTGCCGGAAAAGCCGCCGGAAGCGGGCCAGTGATCAATCCCCCTGCTCCGACTACCACCTGGCCTCATCGTTTCCACCCGCAGTAAGTCCACACCACCCCACCCAGGAACTGTTCCGTGATTATCCGGCTAAAACCCGCCGTCGCCAGGAGCTCCATGAATTCTCCGGGGGCGGGAAAGTTATAGATCGAGTCCGGCAGGTACCGGTAGGCATAGCCCCGGCTGAACAGGGCCCCCAGGCCGGGCAGCAGTGTCGTGAGGTACCAGCGATAGAATCCCCGTAAGGGCCCCTTCTCAGGGAGGGCGAATTCCAGGATCCCGAGCCGGCCGCCGGCTGTCATGACCCGATAGATCTCCTGCAGCCCCTCCTTCAGGTAACTGAAGTTGCGCACGCCGAAGGCTACGGTGACCGCCTGGAAAATATTGTCCGGGAAAGGCAGGTTTTCGCTCTCACAGCAGACCGGGATGAGGGGCGGGAATTTATTTCGGGCCTTGGACAGCATGCCTGGTACCGGATCAGCGCCCACAACCAGGCATTCCGGCTGACGCTGCCCGATATGCCTGGCCACATCACCCGTGCCACACGCCAGATCCAATATCCGGTCGCCCGGCTGTACCTTGATGGACCCTGCGAGACGCCGCCGCCAGCGAACGTCCATCCTCAGGCTGAGCAGCCGATTCAGAAAGTCGTAGTGGTGGGCGATTTCGCCGAACATTCGTCGGATGAAGCGCCGCTTCTCCTCACCGCGATGCATAATGCGGGTCATAAACGATTTTACTGAAAAAGGTTTGGAAAGCTGCCAATCCGCCGCTGTATGCCCGGCCTGAATAACGGCTAGACTAGTGTGTCCAGCCAGTACCCGAGCACCAACAGCAACCCCGTCAGGAAATGTACCCCGATGGTAGAGACATTCACTTTAAGCAGCTCATACGGCAGCCTTTGCCGGTCGGCATCGGGTTGGTTCCACCTGGCGATCCACATTCGGCCCCACTTGATGGCATTAAGCATCAGCACGGCCGGCAGCAGCGCTATCAGGGCAAAGGGGGTCGCGATGGACGGCTGCACGAAGCCGATAACACCGATGGCCAGGATAATGGCGAAGCCGAGCATGTTAAAGGCGGCATAGTAGCGCAGGGGCCGCTCGTAGCGGGTCAGGGTCCCGCCGGTATCCGCCAGGCGCACCACCCAGGTATATTTGCCGACCAGCCTGTCGGCGGGAACGTCCTGGAACTGGTTGATCCATACCACCAGCATGATCAGGATGCCCACGGGCAGGGAAGCCAGCAGGGGTGATTGCCAAACCCACGTACTCCCCGTGGCCTGGAGGTGGGGTGCGGTCATAACGAAGTGGGTGCCTAAGACCATAACCGGGCCGAACCCGAGCGCAATGGCTATTTCGCCTACTCCGCGGTAGCCCAGCTGAATGGGGCGCATGGTATAAAAGAGACCCAGCGCGACGCCGATGATTCCGATCACCAGCAAGGGTCCGATACCGAAGGGCGAACCGGTGAGAGCTGTATTCAGTTTCAAGCCGATGATGATAGTCCCCAGAAAGCTGAGCATGGCCGCCAGGAGCATTTTCCAGGGGGCGATCAGCCCGGATTGGATCGTGCGACTGCCCCCATTGAAGGGGCTGAAGACGTTGTTGACTTCGTCGTTGCGGGTGGTGTGATCGAAGTAGTCGTTTGCCATGTTGGTGCCGGCCTGGGCCAGTAGCGCACCTACCAGCACCAGCCAGAAAGTAGGCCAATGCCAGGCTTCTGGCGCCCCAACAGAGGACACATAACGAAAGGCAATCACTCCCCCCAGCACCACCGGCACCAGGGTGGCGGTGAAGAAGGGCGCCCGCACCGCCCGCACCCACAGCCTGAATCGCCGCAGAAAGGATAGTATCATGGCTTCAAAGGGGCCGGCCTGGTTCTCGGGATATTCCCGCCATTCGAACTTCTCATCGGCGTGGAAATCAACATACTTGATAACCGTGGGCTGCACCCGGTAATACCCCACCACTTTGTTTTTTAAAAGGAATTCATCCTCCATGTACTCCTGGAAGGCGGTGGTGGTCTGGAGGAGCAGTTCCTTGGCTTTGCGTTGCTCCTCCGGATTCTTAATCTTGGTGCACAGGCCGTCGATCTGCAGGCTGCGGATGCCTTCCTGCCCCTGCGGCCAGATCACCAGCTGCACCCGCGGATTGGCCCGGATTTGCTCGGCCTTGCGCGTCGGGTTGAAGGTGAAAAACACCAGGTCGTGACCATCCCGGGCGAAAAAGACCGATGCCCCGGAACTGTTGCCGTCCACTGACGTGGCGATGAACATGCGGTCGGCCTCGTCAAGGATGGCACCGATCTTCCGGTCAAGTTCTTCTGTGGTATCAGTAATAGGTCGAGTCATCAAATCTGCTCTCAAACCGCCTTAAAACCGGACATAAGTTAGGTGGAAGCGGATGATATCTCAACGCAGTTGGGGTTAAGCGATGGACAGACCTCCATGGGTGGGCAAATAAACCTTATTCCTGCTGGCTGTAGCCCATTTCACCGACGTATAAGAGAGGTTCCTTTATTAACTTTAGCTATTATAGGCACAAGGGAATGTGGATGAGTGTCGTATCAAAATTAAGGCGATTGATAATAATGACCGGGCTGGGTGTACTTGGTCTCCCGACATGGTTACTGGTATGGGTTGGCTGCGGCGGGCAGCAAGAGACCCCGGCCATCAGGATTGAAGGTGTGGAGCTGCCTACACGGATTGTGCCCGGCTTTTATTCGGCGGCTGAGGCTTATTTCTCCCCTGATGGCCGGCGACTGATCCTCAACGCCCGGCTCATCGAGCAAGAAGAGGAATATCACGTCTACACCGTGAACCTGGACGGCACCGATATCCGGCGCATCAACAGCCTGGGCGCTGATGCCTGCTCCTATTACTTCCCCGATGGCCAGCGCCTGATCTTCACTTCGACCCGCGATAACCTCCGCCTCCCCGAGGGTGATTACTCTGACCCGGCTAACTACCCCACCGGCGCCGAGCTGTACTCCTGTCGTCTTAACGGCTCAGACCTGCGCCGCCTTACACGCAATCAGCTCTACGAGGCCGAGGTCTCACTCTCCCCCGACGGCCAGTGGGTGCTGTTCGGGCGGATGATCGCTGGCAGGATGGACCTGTGGCGCATGCGCCCCGATGGCTCCGACGAATTCCAGATCACCAACACGCCTGACCTCCAGGAAGGCGGGGCCTTCTACCTGCCCGACAGCAGGCACATCATCTTCCGGGCCTGGGACATCGCCGATCAGGGCCAGCGGGGCATGCCCATGACCATCTACACCATCAACCACGACGGCACTGATCTGCGGCAGATCACCTACGAGGAAGGCGTCAACTGGGCCCCACACCCCTCGCCTGATAGTGTCCACTTCGTGTTCGTGAAGCTGCTGCCGCCCCACAACTTCGAGGTCTACCTCATGAACATGGAGACCAGCCGGCAGACGCGCCTGACCTACAACGACGCCTTCGACGGCTTCCCCTCCTTCTCCCCTGATGCCCATACCATCTGCTTCTCCTCCAGCCGCGACATGTCCGAAGGCAGCCGGAGAATGGCTATCCACCTGATGGATATCCAGAGCCTGCTGCAGTAGTCTGGTCTTCGGCGCTCTGGTTGCCTTATTCTTCAGATCCTTATTCTGTTATCCTGAATTCAGGCTATCTCCCTCTTCCCCCTTCACCCCCGATTTCGTACCTTTAGGCCATGAGCCAGCCTGAAGTGACTACTGAGCTGTCCGACCTGTCCGGCGGCCAGACGGGTCTGCGCGGCCAAGCCCTTCTGCGCCGCATCGCCCGGGACTTCATCGGCCTGGATACTGCCTATCCCATCGCCACCGGCGAGACCACCCGCCGCGTCTATCTGGACTCCAACGCTACCACCCTGATGATGGGCGCGGCCCACCGCGCCATGGCCGCCTTTTTGGGGCACTACGCCAACACCCACAGCCTGCTGCACAACAGCGCCCGGATGGCTACCCGCGCCTATGCCTGGGCCCACGAGCGCATCCTCCGGTTCGTCAAGGCGGACCCGCAGCAGTATACCTGCTTCTTCACCGGCAGCGGCGCCACGGCCGGGATCAACCGTTTGGCCCGGGTCTTCCGGGATATTCGGCCGGATCGCGATACCGTGCTGATCTCCATCATGGAGCACCACTCCAATGACCTGCCCCACCGCAAGCACCTGGGGCGGGTGATCCACCTGCCGGTTGCCGCACGTCCGGACGGCATGGGCTGCGTGGATACCAGTGCCCTGGAAAAGATGCTGAAGACCGAACGAGAACGGGTGAACTATGTAGCCATTACCGGGGTCAGTAACGTGACCGGCATCATCAATCCCATCCATAAGATCGCCCGCCTGGCCCACGAGCACGGCGCCCTGGTGCTGGTGGACGGTGCCCAGATGGTGGCCCATATCCCGGTGCAGGTCTCCAGCCACGACGATCCACTGGAGAACCTCGATGCCTTGGTGTTTTCCGGCCACAAGACCTACGTGCCCGGTTCGCCGGGGGTGGTGGTGGCTCGCAAGGAGCACCTGGCCCGGATCGAGCCGGAAGAGGTGGGCGGCGGTATGGTGGACCGGGTGTTCGTCGAGCGCTATACCGTATCCCCCAATTTTCCCGACCGGGAAGAAGCCGGCACACCCAATATTGTCGGGGCCATCGGCCTGGCCACCACCATTGAGGTGCTGGACCGCATTGGTATGGACTTCCTGCTGGAGGAGGAGAGCCGGCTCATTGACTATTCCCTGGAGGGCCTCAAGTCCATCCCTGGCGTCTTGGTCTACGGCTCCACCGATACCAAAACCTGTCCCAGGGCGGCGTCCATTTCCTTTAACGTTGAGGGCGTCCACCATTCCATGGTGACGGCCATCCTCAACGACTATCACAACATCGCCGTGCGCAACGAGTGCTTCTGCGCCCATCCCTACGTCATCGAGATGATCCCCGACCAGGCCGCCGAGTATGTGGCCATGAGCGATGAGGAGCTGGCCGCGTCGTATAAACCCAAGCCGGGGATGGTACGGGCCAGCTTCGGACTCTACACTACTGCTGAAGATGTGGATGCGCTGGTGGCGGCCCTCAAAGATATTGTCAAAAACCAGGACACCTACATGCCCCGCTACCGGCTGGGACCCTCCGACCACGAGTACCGGCACACTACCTTTGCCTTTGACCCGGACGAGCGCTTCTCCGTCCCGCGCCTGGTGGATAAGATTTTGAGAGGTTTCATTGATAATAAGTCAAGTTAAAGAAGCGTAAAACATTGATACCGTTACATAAAAAGGGGACTAGACACAAATCCGATAGTATTGTTATGAACATTATGATATGCTGTTTTCTACTTTTTGTATGTGAATGTGAACAACCTGATGATCACAACAGCCTAGTTGAGATAAATTTAAATGCAGAACAATATGTCGTAGATAGCTATATTATTATCAGTATGACCAATACGGGAGATGATGATGTTTATCTTTTTGGGTGTGAAAAGGGCTCAAACATTGATGTATTTTTTGAACAATTCCTAAAAGCTGATTGGCAGCGTTGCGGTTCAATAGGCACATGGTGTGAGATATCATACAAACATTATATCCACCTTCGCCCGCACACTTCAACTTCCCGTTATACATATGCTGACGAGGATATGTTTAGACAAGATGGTTTATATCGCCTTTACATCTATTATGGTTACTCACCAGAAAACAATACTACTGAGAAGGCATTTTCACCGCCTTTTAACATTCTACTTACCCCTTGAAATTGAGGATTATCCAGGTTGATAGCGACAAGAGTAATGGTGTTAGCAAATGCAATGTAATCTTGAACAATGGTGAAGTTGATGTCTTTGGTCATACTCATGACAGTTTTTCTGTTTGGTCAGCAGCAGCCGGATAGTATAGTCGCGCCGGAACAACCGGACACGCTCGCCGTAGAGCGGTTGGATTCCACTCATCTCGGCCCGCTCTTTCACAATCCGCCGGTGGGCATCCTCAATGATCGACCCTTCCGGATCGACTTCTTTGTGAACTTCGATCCCGGTGAGATCGAGTCGGTGAGCCTGTTTGTCCGGGGGGATTCCTCCAAGGCTTACAAAGAGATTCCGCTTGCAGGAGAATATAATCGCTACCGGCACGTCCTTGCCGAAGAGGAGTTGCGGGGAAGCAAGTTGACCTACTATTTCCTGGTGATCCTGAAAGACTACCGCCTGTGGGCCTACCCTACCGGCGAAGGCGGGCGCATTGAACCCTTCGTGATCGACCTCGTCCCACCGACGAAGGAATTTTTCCAGAAAGAACTGTATGACTGACTCCCACCGCCGCCGGATTGAAGACCTGCGCCGCCAGATCGAGGAGCATAACGTCCGCTACTACGTCTACGACAGCCCTACGATCTCCGATGCCGAATACGATGCCCTCATGCGGGAACTGGAGGCGCTGGAGGCGGTCCACCCCGAGCTGATCACCCCCGATTCACCCACCCAGCGGGTGGGAGCCGAGCCCCAGTCGGAGCTGGCCACTGTCGGTCACCGCGTGCCGATGCTCAGCCTCGAGAATGCCATGGATGCGGCGGAGCTGCAGGCCTTCAACGACCGCGTGCGCCGGGAGCTGCGCCTCACGGGACCGATCGATTACGTCTGCGAGCCGAAGCTGGACGGTGTGGCGGTGGAACTGGTCTATGAGGCAGGGCGGCTTATCCAGGGCTCTACTCGTGGCGACGGCGTCACCGGCGAGGATATCACCGCCAATCTGCGCACCATCCGGGCCATTCCCCTCACTCTGCACCCTGGCACGGCCATCCCCCGGCTGCTGGAAGTACGCGGCGAGGTTTTCATGACCCAGGAAGGCTTTGAGGCCCTCAACCGCCAGCGGGCGGCAGCGGGTGAGCCCCTGTTTGCGAATCCGCGCAACTCGGCCGCCGGCAGCCTCCGCCAGCTGGACCCACGCATCACCGCCGCGCGACCCCTGCGCATCTATTCCTATGGCCTGGGCAGCTTGGAGGGAATCACCTTCTCCACCCAACAGCAGTTCCTGGAAGCTCTGCCCGGGTGGGGCCTGCCGGTGAACCCGGAGTACCGCCTGTGCGCCGGGATTGAGGAGGTACTGGAGTTCTACCGCGAGCTGGAAACTCGCCGACAGGACCTTTCCTACGACATCGATGGCCTGGTGGTCAAGGTGAACGACTTCTCGCTTCAAACGGAGCTGGGTGAGCGCAGCCGCTCTCCCCGCTGGGCCATTGCCGGTAAGTTCGCGGCCCAGCAGGCCACCACCATGGTCGAGGACATCGAGGCCAGCGTGGGCCGCACCGGGGCCGTCACGCCGGTGGCCCATTTACATCCCGTTAATGTCGGCGGCGTTACCGTCAGTCGGGCCACCCTCCATAACCAGGATGATATCGAGCGCAAGGGTGTGAGAATCGGGGATACCGTCCTGGTCCAGCGGGCCGGAGATGTCATCCCTGAGGTGGTGAAGGTGATCACGGAGAAACGGCCGCCAGGAAGCAGGCCATATCGCCTTCCTGCCAACTGCCCCGTGTGTGGCCACCTGCTCTACCGCCCACCCGATGAGGTGGTAACCCGCTGCGTGAACCTGGCCTGCCCCGCGCAGGTGCACGGCCGCTTCCTGCACTTCGTCTCCAAACCGGCCATGGACGTCGACGGCCTTGGCGAGAAGATCGTTGAAAAGCTCATCGTCACCGGAAAGGTAAAATCGGTGGTGGATATTTACCGGCTGACCTATGATGATCTGGTCAATCTGGAGATTGAGCGCACGGTTCATACGAAAACTGGTGCCGAAGATCGAATGGTGGCTCTGGGCGACAAGGTGGCTACCAAGCTCCTGGCCGCCATTGAGGCTTCCAAGAACACCACCTTCGCCCGGCTGATCTACGCCCTGGGCATCCGCAACGTGGGGGAACACCTGGCCACAGTGCTGGAGCGGGCCTTCAATGGGGACATGGATCGCTTCCTGCATACAACACCGGGGGAACTGGAAGCCATCTATGAGGTAGGCCCTATTGTCGCCGAGGGCATTGTGCGTTTCATTCAGGATGAGTCCAACGTGGCTATCATCCGGGCTCTGCTGGATGCGGGGATGAGACTGGGTCAGCCTGCAGCCGCTCCGGAAGCGGCCCAGGTCTTCGTCGGCCAGACCTTCGTTTTCACCGGTGCCCTGGAGCGCATGACCCGCCCGGAGGCCGAGGCCCTGGTGGAGCGCCTGGGCGGTCGGGCCGCCTCATCGGTGAGCACAAAGACCAGCTACGTGGTAGCCGGACCAGGTGCCGGCTCCAAACTGGAAAAAGCCCGCAGCCTGGGCGTAACGGTGCTGACGGAAGAGGAGTTCTTAAAACTCTCGTCTAATTACGCATAGAGCTTATCCCCCAGGGCGAAAGCTGAGATCCTCATTCACCAGTCGTAAATTCACACTCCGTGAAGGAAGTACCAGCCACTACGACCAACCGGCCTGATGTCACACCGCTGCAGAAAGGTGAGATATTGGAGCTCACCATCGACAGTCTGGCTTATGGCGGCAAGGGGGTGGCCCGCCATGACGGCTTCGTTGTCTTTGTCGAGCGTGCGCTGCCGGGTCAGCGGGTAAGGGCGCGCATCCTCAAGCGGCGCAAGGGATTCGCCGAAGCCCGGCTGGAGGATGTTCTGCAGCCCTCGCCGCATGCCGTGGAGCCGCAGTGCCCCCACTTTGGCGTCTGCGGCGGTTGTGCGACACAGAATTATGCCTATGAAAAGCAGCTGGAGCAGAAACAGGCTCAGGTTGGGGACCTCTTTGCCCGCCTGGGGGGCTTTACTGATATAGCGGTACAACCCATCATCGGCTGCCGGGAGACCTACCACTACCGCAATAAGATGGAGTTCACCTTCTCCCCTCAACCCTGGATTATCGACCTCGAGGATGCCGGTAGCGCCTCCTCCTGGGCTCTGGGTCTCCATGTCCCCGGTCGGTTCGACAAGGTCCTGGATATCCACGAATGCTGGCTTCAGCAACCAGTGGCTAGCGCCGTGCTTCAGCGGGTCAAGAGCAAGGTGGAGGAGCTCGGTCTGGAGCCGTATGACATCAAGACCCACACCGGCTTCCTGCGCAATTTGGTCATCCGCACTGCTGGCACTGCACCGGATTCTCTGCAAGTGATGGTCAACCTGGTCACTTCCAGGGAAGAGCCCCAGCGTCTTAAACCGCTGGCAGATGATGTGGTGGCTGACTTTCCGCAAGTGGTGAGTGTGGTAAACAATGTCAACACCCGCAAGGCCGCCGTAGCCTACGGTGAGTGGGAGATTGTCCTGCACGGCAAGCCCACCATCACGGAAGATCTCCGGGGACTGTCGTTCGATATCTCCGCCAACTCCTTTTTCCAGACCAATACCCGGCAGGCCGAAGTCCTGTATGGGCTGATCCAGCAGGCCTGCGCCCTCACCGGCGAGGAAGTGGTCTACGACCTGTATAGTGGCACCGGTACGATCGCTATTACGCTGGCCCGTCATGCAAAGGAGGCAGCCGGTTTTGAGGTGGTCGCCTCAGCCGTGGAAGACGCAGCCCGTAACGCGATGATCAATGAGATCTATAACGCCCGCTTCTTTCATGCGGATCTCTCCGCCCGCTACTTCACTACCCAGGGCCAGCGCTTACGGCGGCAGCTGCCGCCGCCGGATGTCATCGTCGCCGATCCGCCCCGGGCCGGGATGCACCCCCGGCTTGTGGAGGAAGTCCTCGCGCTGGGTCCCCGGAAGGTGGTCTATTTGTCCTGTAATCCGGCGACCCAGGTGCGTGATGTGCGCCGGTTGTGCGATGGCGGCTACCGGCTAACAGCCCTGCAGCCGGTCGATATGTTCCCGCATACTCCTCACGTGGAGAACATCTGCCTGCTGGTGCGGTAGTCCATGATCACCGCCATCGGCAGCACCGCCGCCCTGCGCTATACTGTGCTGTTTGGGGATCAATATTAATGACAGGTAATGATTCAGGAAGTCCTATTAAACCTGTTGACTTGTTCCAACGATCATTTTACTATTATATATAATGATAAGATTAAGTTGCGATTGTTCTCTCTCTTACTAATAGATAGCGATGATTGGTATCGGACAGTTCTTCGCCCGTCATCCCTTGCTCCGGGTGTTTGGGTTGATCTTGCTGGTCGCCTTTATTGGCGGTCTCGGTGTATTCATCTCGGAGGGGAAAGCGCTCGGGCGGGAGATCAAATCGATCCCGGAAGCTGTATGGTGGGCGATCGTCACCATGACCACTGTGGGGTACGGCGACTACACCCCGCACAGTCCCTTCAGTCGGACGCTGGCAGTGATCGTCATATTTGCGGGCATATCTCTCATGGCTGTCTTGAGCGGGACGGTCGCCTCCCGGCTCGTGGCCAAACGATTGCGTGCTAATCAGGGGCTTACACCGATTAAAGTGAAAGATCATATTATCATCTGCGGCTGGCATCACAAGATCGAGAGTCTGCTGAACGCTCTGTTAAGCGTAGGCGGGGCAGATAGCGCATTCCAGATCATTCTGGTTAACGAGGAACATGAGGACCGGATGCAGTCGCTCAAAAACCAGTTCGGGTACACCCGGATCAAGTATATCCGCGGTGAGTTTACCTATGAAGGAACCCTCAAACAGGCTCAGCTGGAGCATGCCCGCGCCGTTATTATTCTTCCCGCGGAGCACGCCACCGGCGTCGTCAGTGATGAAAAAACTATCCTAGCTACACTGACCATCAAAAATATGTGCCCCAGTGCCTATGTGGTGGCCTACGTCCAGGATCGGAACTCTATCACCCACGTGAAACGGGCCAATGCTGATGATGTGGTACTCGCCGATGATTTTAGCTCCTTTATCGTTGCTTCTCACGTCTTGACCCCGGGCATACCTCAAGCCGTTACCAAGCTTTTGGATTCCGCCTCTCCCCATCATTTCAGGCGGGAACCGATTTCCGGAGAATTCGTCGGCCGACCCTTTGAAGAGCTCTTTCAGCACTTCCGCCAGAAGCACGGCTGGATCACGGTCGCCCTGTACCATGAAGAGGAGCAAGCCAGCCTCACAGACTTACTCTCCGCCGACAGCTCCCAGCTGGATGCGTTTATTGAGCGAAAATTGAGGGAAACTGGCCGGGATTTATTTGAAGGCAGTCATATCTCGGTAATTGTCAATCCGGAGCCTGACCGATTGATTCGGGAAGGGGAAGGTGCCATTGTTATCCCATGAGCAGTATTACCGTCCAGGATATCGCCAACTTTGAGCTCCTCGCGGATCTCTCTGCCAAGGAGCGCCGGCCATTCTGCACCCGCTTGAAGGAAAAACACTACCCCGCCGGTGAGATCGTCTTTAATGAGGGCGATGAAGGTGGTGCTATCTACTTTTTGATCTCAGGTGAGGTGGAAATCAGCCAGGCCCTGACCCTGCCCATGGCCAAGTCCAGCGGATATGACAGCCGGGCCAAGTCTATTATCCGCCTGTCCAGTGAAGACGGTCCCGTCTTCGGTGAAGTGTCGTTTTTCTCGAACGAGGATAAGCGAACCGCTACCGTCAAGGCCCTCACCAATTGCCGGATGGGGCTGCTCAGCTCGGAGGATTTTTCCTATATTCTCGATAGCAATCCTGAGATTGGTTACAAGGTGATGCGCAATTTGACCCGCATAGTTTGCCATCGACTAGTCACCTCCAATAAGAATGTGCTCAAACTGACCACAGCTCTCAGCCTTATCCTGGAGAAATAGTTGCGCAGGGCGCAGGCCCAACTGGGCAAGGTCTACCAGCCCGCCGAGGTGGAGTCTAAATGGTACCGCCATTGGGAGCAACAGGGCTCCTTCCAACCGGGCGAGCCTGACGACCGGGAAACTTACACGGTACTAATCCCCCCACCGAATGTCACCGGTATCCTCACCATGGGGCACGTGTTGAACAACACCATTCAGGATATTCTGGTGCGCCGGGCCCGAATGCAGGGCCGCCACACGCTCTGGCTGCCGGGAACTGATCATGCCAGCATCGCCACTGAGGCTAAAATCGTCAGCATGCTCAAGGAGGAGGGAACCGATAAACAGGCCCTGGGCCGGGAAAAATTCCTCGAGCGGGCCTGGGACTGGGCCCACCGGTATGGGGACACCATTATCGAGCAGCTCAAATGCCTGGGATGTTCCTGCGACTGGAATCGGAGCGTGTTTACCATGGATGAGGGCTATTCCCGGGCCGTTATCCAGGCCTTTGTGCGGCTTTACGACGATGGCCTGATCTATCGCGGCGAGCGTCTTATTAACTGGGACCCGGTGGGCAAAACGGCCCTCTCCGACGAAGAGGTCCTCCATCGGAAGACCAGGGGCCATCTGTGGTACTTCCGCTATCCCCTCAAAGAAAGTGACCAGTATGTCATCGTGGCCACCACCCGTCCCGAAACCATGTTGGGTGACACGGCGGTGGCAGTCAATCCGAGCGACGACCGCTATCGCCACCTGATAGGCCAGACGGCCACCTTGCCGCTGGTTGATCGCGTAATACCGATCATCGCTGATGATTTCGTGGATCCCGAATTCGGTACCGGGGCCGTAAAGGTGACCCCG includes these proteins:
- a CDS encoding protein-L-isoaspartate(D-aspartate) O-methyltransferase, with amino-acid sequence MRSKADLTALRHRMVAEQIRGRGIKDPRILNAMETIPRHLFVPYTKPKDTYRDGPLPIGQGQTISQPYITAYMTELLQTQPTDRVLEIGTGSGYQAALLSFLCAEVYSIEIIAAHYVRSHKILERLQYKNVHLRMGDGCEGWPEAAPFNGIVVTAAAKGNVPTPLLKQLADGGRLVIPIGRSLFDQQLVVYTRQKDEVIKREDLAVRFVPLVEGKPEAPEIEL
- a CDS encoding PspC domain-containing protein, with amino-acid sequence MQKLYRSRTDQKIAGICGGLGEIYHFDANLIRLALVFVGLVTQIVPAVVTYLVAWIILPEKPPEAGQ
- a CDS encoding ubiquinone/menaquinone biosynthesis methyltransferase — encoded protein: MTRIMHRGEEKRRFIRRMFGEIAHHYDFLNRLLSLRMDVRWRRRLAGSIKVQPGDRILDLACGTGDVARHIGQRQPECLVVGADPVPGMLSKARNKFPPLIPVCCESENLPFPDNIFQAVTVAFGVRNFSYLKEGLQEIYRVMTAGGRLGILEFALPEKGPLRGFYRWYLTTLLPGLGALFSRGYAYRYLPDSIYNFPAPGEFMELLATAGFSRIITEQFLGGVVWTYCGWKR
- a CDS encoding UbiA family prenyltransferase codes for the protein MTRPITDTTEELDRKIGAILDEADRMFIATSVDGNSSGASVFFARDGHDLVFFTFNPTRKAEQIRANPRVQLVIWPQGQEGIRSLQIDGLCTKIKNPEEQRKAKELLLQTTTAFQEYMEDEFLLKNKVVGYYRVQPTVIKYVDFHADEKFEWREYPENQAGPFEAMILSFLRRFRLWVRAVRAPFFTATLVPVVLGGVIAFRYVSSVGAPEAWHWPTFWLVLVGALLAQAGTNMANDYFDHTTRNDEVNNVFSPFNGGSRTIQSGLIAPWKMLLAAMLSFLGTIIIGLKLNTALTGSPFGIGPLLVIGIIGVALGLFYTMRPIQLGYRGVGEIAIALGFGPVMVLGTHFVMTAPHLQATGSTWVWQSPLLASLPVGILIMLVVWINQFQDVPADRLVGKYTWVVRLADTGGTLTRYERPLRYYAAFNMLGFAIILAIGVIGFVQPSIATPFALIALLPAVLMLNAIKWGRMWIARWNQPDADRQRLPYELLKVNVSTIGVHFLTGLLLVLGYWLDTLV
- a CDS encoding TolB family protein; protein product: MSVVSKLRRLIIMTGLGVLGLPTWLLVWVGCGGQQETPAIRIEGVELPTRIVPGFYSAAEAYFSPDGRRLILNARLIEQEEEYHVYTVNLDGTDIRRINSLGADACSYYFPDGQRLIFTSTRDNLRLPEGDYSDPANYPTGAELYSCRLNGSDLRRLTRNQLYEAEVSLSPDGQWVLFGRMIAGRMDLWRMRPDGSDEFQITNTPDLQEGGAFYLPDSRHIIFRAWDIADQGQRGMPMTIYTINHDGTDLRQITYEEGVNWAPHPSPDSVHFVFVKLLPPHNFEVYLMNMETSRQTRLTYNDAFDGFPSFSPDAHTICFSSSRDMSEGSRRMAIHLMDIQSLLQ
- a CDS encoding aminotransferase class V-fold PLP-dependent enzyme, giving the protein MSQPEVTTELSDLSGGQTGLRGQALLRRIARDFIGLDTAYPIATGETTRRVYLDSNATTLMMGAAHRAMAAFLGHYANTHSLLHNSARMATRAYAWAHERILRFVKADPQQYTCFFTGSGATAGINRLARVFRDIRPDRDTVLISIMEHHSNDLPHRKHLGRVIHLPVAARPDGMGCVDTSALEKMLKTERERVNYVAITGVSNVTGIINPIHKIARLAHEHGALVLVDGAQMVAHIPVQVSSHDDPLENLDALVFSGHKTYVPGSPGVVVARKEHLARIEPEEVGGGMVDRVFVERYTVSPNFPDREEAGTPNIVGAIGLATTIEVLDRIGMDFLLEEESRLIDYSLEGLKSIPGVLVYGSTDTKTCPRAASISFNVEGVHHSMVTAILNDYHNIAVRNECFCAHPYVIEMIPDQAAEYVAMSDEELAASYKPKPGMVRASFGLYTTAEDVDALVAALKDIVKNQDTYMPRYRLGPSDHEYRHTTFAFDPDERFSVPRLVDKILRGFIDNKSS